The Miscanthus floridulus cultivar M001 chromosome 17, ASM1932011v1, whole genome shotgun sequence genome has a window encoding:
- the LOC136515507 gene encoding uncharacterized protein: MDDAYVPYGKSARYARARNQKNDDHFRREVYIGVIDQISQELDNQFDEINMELLSCMSAFSPSKSFASFDAQKLRRLAEFYPNDFSNNNLVQLELQLDNYIDDMKRTECFQGLDNIVDLSVKLVDTNRHKVYDMVYSLLKLVLLLLVATASVERVFSALVIVKTKSRNKLGDIVLDDCLQTFIKRDIFFQVDEDDIIETFMSLRKRRINK, translated from the coding sequence ATGGATGATGCTTATGTGCCTTATGGAAAATCAGCAAGGTATGCCCGTGCCCGAAACCAAAAAAATGATGACCATTTTAGAAGAGAAGTGTAcattggtgtcattgatcaaattAGTCAAGAGCTTGATAATCAGTTTGATGAGATCAACATGGAGCTACTCTCTTGTATGTCAGCATTTAGTCCTTCCAAGTCCTTTGCTTCATTTGATGCACAGAAGCTGCGTAGATTGGCTGAATTTTATCCTAATGACTTCTCCAACAACAATTTGGTACAGCTAGAATTGCAACttgataattatattgatgacatgaAACGAACTGAATGCTTCCAAGGTCTAGACAAcattgttgatctctcagttaagcttgttgaTACAAATAGGCACAAAGTGTATGATATGGTGTACTCGCTTCTCAAATTGGTATTGCTTTTACTGGTGGCAACTGCGAGcgttgaaagggtattttctgcatTGGTTATAGTGAAAACAAAATCAAGGAATAAGCTAGGTGATATTGTTCTGGATGATTGTCTACAAACATTTATTAAGCGGGATATTTTCTTtcaagttgatgaagatgatataattgAGACATTCATGTCATTGAGAAAGCGACGGATAAACAAGTAA
- the LOC136516782 gene encoding probable cellulose synthase A catalytic subunit 1 [UDP-forming] translates to MAANKGMVAGSRNRNEFVMIRHDGDAPAPAKPAKSANGQVCQICGDTVGVSATGDVFVACNECAFPVCRPCYEYERKEGNQCCPQCKTRYKRQKGSPRVHGDEEEEDVDDLDNEFNNGKGPEWQLQRDDADLSSSARHEPHHRIPRLTSGQQISGEIPDASPDRHSIRSPTSSYVDPSVPVPVRIVDPSKDLNSYGLNSVDWKERVESWRVKQDKNMMQVTNKYPEARGGDMEGTGSNGEDMQMVDDARLPLSRIVPIPSNQVNLYRIVIILRLIILCFFFQYRVSHPVNNAYGLWLVSVICEVWFALSWLLDQFPKWYPINRETYLDRLALRYDREGEPSQLAPIDVFVSTVDPLKEPPLITANTVLSILAVDYPVDKVSCYVSDDGSAMLTFESLSETAEFARKWVPFCKKHNIEPRAPEFYFAQKIDYLKDKIQPSFVKERRAMKREYEEFKVRINALVAKAQKVPEEGWTMADGTAWPGNNPRDHPGMIQVFLGHSGGLDTDGNELPRLVYVSREKRPGFQHHKKAGAMNALIRVSAVLTNGAYLLNVDCDHYFNSSKALREAMCFMMDPALGRKTCYVQFPQRFDGIDLHDRYANRNIVFFDINMKGLDGIQGPVYVGTGCCFNRQALYGYDPVLTEADLEPNIVVKSCCGRRKKKNKSYMDSQSRIMKRTESSAPIFNMEDIEEGIEGYEDERSVLMSQRKLEKRFGQSPIFIASTFMTQGGIPPSTNPASLLKEAIHVISCGYEDKTEWGKEIGWIYGSVTEDILTGFKMHARGWQSIYCMPPRPCFKGSAPINLSDRLNQVLRWALGSVEILLSRHCPIWYGYNGRLKLLERLAYINTIVYPITSIPLIAYCVLPAICLLTNKFIIPEISNYAGMFFILLFASIFATGILELRWSGVGIEDWWRNEQFWVIGGTSAHLFAVFQGLLKVLAGIDTNFTVTSKASDEDGDFAELYVFKWTTLLIPPTTVLVINLVGMVAGISYAINSGYQSWGPLFGKLFFSIWVILHLYPFLKGLMGRQNRTPTIVIVWSILLASIFSLLWVKIDPFISPTQKAAALGQCGVNC, encoded by the exons ATGGCGGCCAACAAGGGGATGGTGGCGGGCTCGCGCAACCGCAACGAGTTCGTCATGATCCGACACGACGGCGACGCGCCCGCCCCG GCTAAGCCCGCGAAGAGCGCGAATGGGCAGGTCTGCCAGATTTGTGGCGACACTGTTGGCGTTTCAGCCACTGGTGATGTCTTTGTTGCCTGCAATGAGTGTGCCTTCCCTGTCTGCCGCCCTTGCTATGAGTACGAGCGCAAGGAGGGGAACCAGTGCTGCCCTCAGTGCAAGACTAGATACAAGAGACAGAAAG GTAGCCCTCGAGTTCatggtgatgaggaggaggaagatgttgaTGACCTGGACAATGAATTCAACAATGGGAAAGGCCCAGAGTGGCAACTGCAAAGAGATGATGCTGATCTGTCTTCATCTGCTCGCCATGAGCCACATCATCGGATTCCACGCCTGACAAGTGGACAACAG ATATCTGGAGAGATCCCTGATGCTTCCCCTGACCGTCATTCTATCCGCAGTCCAACATCAAGCTATGTTGATCCAAGCGTTCCAG TTCCTGTGAGGATTGTGGACCCCTCGAAGGACTTGAATTCCTATGGGCTTAATAGTGTTGACTGGAAGGAAAGAGTTGAGAGCTGGAGGGTTAAACAGGACAAAAATATGATGCAAGTGACTAATAAATATCCAGAGGCTAGAGGAGGAGACATGGAGGGGACTGGCTCAAATGGAGAAGATATGCAAAT GGTTGATGATGCACGGCTACCTTTGAGCCGTATTGTGCCAATTCCCTCAAACCAGGTCAACCTTTACCGGATAGTGATCATTCTCCGTCTTATCATCCTGTGCTTCTTCTTCCAATATCGTGTCAGTCATCCAGTGAATAATGCTTATGGATTGTGGCTAGTATCTGTTATCTGTGAGGTCTGGTTTGCCTTGTCCTGGCTTCTAGATCAGTTCCCAAAATGGTATCCGATCAACCGTGAGACATACCTTGACAGGCTTGCATTGAG GTATGATAGAGAGGGAGAGCCGTCACAGCTGGCTCCCATTGATGTCTTCGTCAGTACAGTGGATCCATTGAAGGAACCTCCACTGATCACAGCCAACACTGTTTTGTCCATTCTTGCTGTTGATTACCCTGTTGACAAAGTGTCATGCTATGTTTCTGATGATGGTTCAGCTATGCTGACTTTTGAGTCTCTCTCAGAAACCGCAGAATTTGCTAGAAAGTGGGTTCCCTTTTGTAAGAAGCACAATATTGAACCAAGAGCTCCAGAATTTTACTTTGCTCAAAAAATAGATTACCTGAAGGACAAAATTCAACCTTCGTTTGTTAAGGAAAGACGAGCAATGAAG AGAGAGTATGAAGAATTCAAAGTAAGAATCAATGCCCTTGTTGCCAAAGCACAGAAAGTGCCTGAAGAGGGGTGGACCATGGCTGATGGAACTGCTTGGCCTGGGAATAATCCTAGGGACCATCCTGGCATGATTCAG GTGTTCTTGGGGCACAGTGGTGGTCTTGACACTGATGGAAATGAATTACCGCGTCTTGTCTATGTCTCTCGTGAAAAGAGACCAGGCTTTCAGCATCACAAGAAGGCTGGTGCAATGAATGCACTG ATTCGTGTATCTGCTGTGCTGACAAATGGTGCCTATCTTCTCAATGTGGATTGTGACCATTACTTCAACAGCAGCAAAGCTCTTAGAGAAGCAATGTGCTTCATGATGGATCCAGCTCTAGGAAGGAAAACTTGTTATGTACAATTTCCACAAAGATTCGATGGCATTGACTTGCATGATCGATATGCTAATCGGAACATAGTTTTCTTTGAT ATCAACATGAAAGGTCTAGATGGCATTCAGGGTCCAGTCTATGTGGGAACAGGATGCTGTTTCAATAGGCAGGCTTTGTATGGATATGATCCTGTTTTGACTGAAGCTGATCTGGAACCTAACATTGTTGTTAAGAGCTGCTGTGGTAgaaggaagaaaaagaacaagagtTATATGGATAGTCAAAGCCGTATTATGAAGAGAACAGAATCTTCAGCTCCCATCTtcaacatggaagacatcgaagaGGGTATTGAAG GTTATGAGGATGAAAGGTCAGTGCTTATGTCCCAGAGGAAATTGGAGAAACGCTTTGGTCAGTCTCCAATTTTCATTGCATCCACCTTTATGACTCAAGGTGGCATACCACCTTCAACAAACCCAGCTTCTCTACTAAAGGAAGCTATCCATGTCATCAGCTGTGGGTATGAGGACAAAACTGAATGGGGAAAAGAG ATTGGCTGGATCTATGGTTCAGTTACGGAGGATATTCTGACTGGGTTTAAAATGCATGCAAGAGGATGGCAATCAATCTACTGCATGCCACCACGACCTTGTTTCAAGGGTTCTGCACCAATCAATCTTTCCGATCGTCTTAATCAGGTTCTCCGTTGGGCTCTTGGGTCAGTGGAAATTCTGCTTAGCAGACATTGTCCTATCTGGTATGGCTACAATGGGAGATTGAAGCTTTTGGAGAGGCTGGCTTACATCAACACCATTGTTTATCCAATCACATCCATTCCACTTATTGCCTATTGTGTGCTTCCTGCTATCTGTCTCCTTACCAACAAATTTATCATTCCTGAG ATTAGTAATTATGCTGGGATGTTCTTCATTCTTCTTTTCGCCTCCATTTTTGCCACTGGTATACTGGAGCTCAGATGGAGTGGCGTTGGCATTGAAGATTGGTGGAGAAATGAGCAGTTTTGGGTTATTGGTGGCACCTCTGCCCATCTCTTCGCGGTGTTCCAGGGTCTGCTGAAAGTGTTGGCTGGGATTGATACCAACTTTACAGTTACCTCAAAGGCATCTGATGAGGATGGTGACTTTgctgagctatatgtgttcaagtGGACCACTTTGCTCATTCCTCCGACCACTGTTCTTGTCATTAACCTGGTCGGAATGGTGGCAGGAATTTCGTATGCCATTAACAGCGGCTACCAATCCTGGGGTCCGCTCTTTGGAAAGCTGTTCTTCTCGATCTGGGTGATCCTCCATCTCTACCCCTTCCTCAAGGGTCTCATGGGCAGGCAGAACCGCACACCAACAATCGTCATCGTCTGGTCCATCCTCCTTGCGTCTATCTTCTCCTTGCTGTGGGTGAAGATCGATCCTTTCATCTCCCCGACACAGAAAGCTGCCGCCTTGGGGCAATGCGGTGTGAACTGCTGA